Part of the Paenibacillus sp. YPG26 genome, TTATTTTATGCAGGAGATTATTGACCGGTTAACTAACAATACGCTGAGTGTAAATCTTGTCTTGATTTCGGCACTTCTTGTTGTCGCATTTCAGACCGTCATCAGGCTGGTCCAAGGCAAATCCGTGCTGTATCTCAATAACAACGTGGACTTCAAATTCATGGATGACTTCTTTTCCCATTTACTCAAGCTGCCGTACCATTTCTTCCAATCCCGTTCATCAGGAGATATATTATACAGCGCCTCTAGTATCCGGGTAATAAGGAACACGTTATCTACAGAAGTCATAACAAGCGCAATGAATCTATTCTTTATGTTATTTGTGCTTATCTACATGTTCGTCTTCTCCGAGGTTATTGCCCTATTGTGCTGCACCCTGATTATCATCTACGGCCTGCTGCTTCTCGTGAATACCAAATACTTGACCCGATTCACCAATAATGAGGTTATGAATACCTCGAAACTTCATGCTAACCAGAATGAGATGATTTTCAACATTTTCTCCGTGAAGATCAACGGAATTGAGGGACTGGTATACAAAGAGTGGAAGAAAAAGCTGGAGAACTTTATTGCTTCGGTTAAACGCAAAGAGAACTTCTCTAACTATATCCAGACCTCGATCGGGGCATTTGAGACGTTATCCCCGTTATTGGTAATCTGGTTAGGCGCCTATCTCTATCTGCAGGGGATGTTAACAACAGGGGAAATTGTGATGCTGTACACCCTGTCGATCCAGCTGTTCACCATTTGCAAATCATTATTTCAGCTGTATTCCTCTTTTGTTACTTCGACCATGTATTTGAGCAGAGTTCATGACGTGTTAGCCGAAGAGGAAGAGAAGGCTAATCCCAATGGGGTACGGCCTGTCCTCCATGGGAATATCCGATTAGACAATGTCAGCTATAAATACGGCAAAGGCTCTGTGTTAAGCGGGATAACCCTGCAGATCAATGCGGGAGAAAAAGTGGCCCTGGTGGGAGAAAGCGGCAGCGGAAAGAGCACATTAGCCAAAATAATAGTTGGACTATATCCCCCAAACTCGGGAAATGTCTATTTTGACGGTTATGACAGCTTTGATATTGATACCAAATACCTGAAAAGTCTGATCGGGATTGTACCGCAGGAAATCACGCTGTTCAATAAGACAATCAGAGAGAATATTATCCTTCATGATGTGGAAGTGACAGAGGAAGAGCTGGAGAAGGCAGCTATGAAGGCTAACATTTACGAGGATATCATGGACATGCCGATGAAGTTCAATACCTTAGTATCGGAATCGGGAACCAATCTATCCGGTGGGCAGAAGCAAAGGATTGCCATAGCCAGAGCCCTGATCAACAACCCGAAGTTCATCGTCTTTGATGAAGCGACCAGCTCGCTGGATTACAAGAATGAGAAGCAGATTGATGAATACCTCAAAGAAATAGAGTGTACAAGAATCATTATCTCCCACAAGCTTACGTCGATTAAGGATGCCGACAAGATCATTGTGCTAAAGAATGGACAAATTGATGCTTGCGGGAATCATGAGGAACTGATCCGGAATAATGAGTTCTACAGGAACTACTTCAATTTATTGGAGTATAGCCCTGGCCGGTAATATTCCCTGACTAAGCAGATTGCCTTGGAGTTCCGGGGTAGTCTGTTTAATTTTTTATGAGGAAGTGCTGGCCTAACAAGAAAACAAAATGTTAGTTATTTATGTGTTTTGTTTGTTTTTGTATTGCTAAGGGGGTCATATTTTGTGATAATATGAACAGTAATTTAGGTATGAAGTGAAAACACGGGAATAGGTGATCGGATGAAGGGCAAAGTTACTGTTCAGGAGATTGCAGACTTTGTAGGTGTATCCAAGTTCGCGGTCTCCCGCGCGCTTGCCGGGAAATCGGGAGTCAGTGAGAAGACAAGAGATACGATACTACAGGCAGCCGCTGAACTTGGGTATTTCAAGAATAGACCTAAGCGTGTCACGCCAGCGCCGGCCCCGGAGGGCGGCGGCAGCTGGAAGGGGAACATTCTGGTTCTATTCCCGAATATCAGGTTCCAGAACCGGGATTCTTTATATTGGGGGCCCATCTTTGATGGAGTCTCGGCCCGGCTGAATGAGAAGGGGATCGATATTATTACGCTGACTGAGCCTTCGACAGAAGATATTTTCTCGCTGATCAATCCGGATGCGGTAAGTGGAGTGATTACGGTAGGAACCGTCTCCTCTTCCATTCTGACCGAGATTGACCGCTTGAAGATTCCGGTGGTTATGATTGACCATATGGACCCTGTTCTGAAATGTGATACGGTCTTCACAGATAACTTTATGTCCATTAACGAGATTATGAATTATCTATTAAATAAAGGCTACAGGGACTTTCAATTCGTCGGATATCCTGGTTACGCGCCAAGCTTCCGGGAGAGGTGGACGGCTTACCGGGCCTTTCTTGAAGAGAAGGGAATTGAGGGGAATCAAGCTGAAGGCTTGATCTCTCCGGCAAGAGAAGAGCTTGCCCAGACGATTATGGATATGAAGCCGCGGGAGCTTCCTGAGGTATTTTTGTGTGCGAATGACATCATGGCTTCATTTACAATTGAGGCCCTGACGGCTAAAGGAATTAAGGTGCCAGGGCGCTGCGTAGTAACCGGCTTTGACAATCTCAATGAGGAGCTGCCGCTACTCGCCACTGCCGAGGTGAACAAGGAGCAGCTGGGGATGCGTGCGGTTGACCAGATTCTGTGGCGGATTCAGAATCCTCACCATGCGAATGAGCGCAAGATGGTCTCCACAGAGATCATTGTTCATGAAGAGAATGGAATGAAGCATTGAATTCAGTCCGAATCGCCCAGAGATAGCAGGAGGATGTAGACTGCATGGAAAGCCTTTTCTAACAGGAAAGGCTTTTTTTGTTATTATTTTTCCTATCATTTAACCTAACAAATTGAATAACATAATTGAAGTATTTGCAAATTTGTTATTGTAATTATCCCTAACAGATGCTACATTTGTTATGAAATGCAAGAGTGTTATCCCAAACGCAGGGAGGAACTAAGTAATGATTCAACAACTCAACAATTGGACTTTTAGAGCATGTGATGAGCAGCAGTGGCGTTCTGCGGTAGTGCCTGGCTGCGTGCATACAGATTTACTGCGAAACGGACTAATTCCTGATCCATTCTATGGAACGAATGAGCACGATCTGCAGTGGATTGACAAGAAGGACTGGGAGTACCAATCAGAATTTGAGGCAGGACCCGAGCTGCTCGGGTTAACCCGGATCGATCTGGTATTTGAAGGTCTGGATACCTATGCGGATGTGTACCTGAACGAGCAGCCGATTCTGGCGGCTGATAATATGTTCCGGATCTGGAAAGTTGATGTGAAGGAGCAGCTTAAGCCGGGGCTTAATCAACTTCGGATTCGTTTTCGTTCACCGATTCATGAGGATCTTCCTAAGCTTGAGAAGCTGGGGTATGCCCTTCCGGCACCGAATGACCAGTCTGAGCTTGGCGGGCTAGAGAATAAGAGGGTAAGTATTTTTGCAAGGAAGGCCCCTTACCACTATGGCTGGGACTGGGGACCGCGCTTTGTGACCAGCGGCATCTGGCGTGAAGTCCGGCTCGAAGGATGGTCACAGCTTCAGATTACCGATCTGTATATTCGCCAGGACGAAGTGACTGCCGAAGCGGCCAAGCTTACGGCTGTAGCCGAAGTGAATGCTGAGGCGAACTGGGCGGGCACGCTTCGCATAACGGCAGGCGGTAAGCAGTGGGAGCAGCCAGTCCAGATTACTGCCGGCCAGTCTACGGTGTCTGCGGATGTGGAACTCGCAAGTCCAGATCTATGGTGGTGTCAGGGGTTAGGTGAAGCCCATATGTACACGTTCCAAGCTGAACTGCTGTTCGAAGAGGAGGAGCTTGCGAAGAAATCCGTTCGGACAGGATTGAGAGATCTGAAGCTCATCCGTGAAAGGGATGAAGCGGGGGTATCCTTCTATTTCCAGCTGAACGGGGTACCTGTCTATGTGAAGGGTGCGAACCACATTCCAAATGACAGCTTTACGGCAGAGGTCACTCGTGAGCGGTATCTTCATGAGATTGTCACTGCGGTGGAATCGAACATGAACATGCTCCGTGTATGGGGCGGCGGTATTTATGAAGAGGACGTCTTCTATGAGCTGTGTGATGAGTATGGCCTGTTGGTATGGCAGGACTTCATGTTCGCCTGCAGTATGTATCCCGGAGATGAGGCTTTCTTAAATAGCGTTCGCGCAGAGGCGGTAGATAATGTGAAGCGTCTTCGCAACCACCCCTCCTTAGCCCTCTGGTGTGGGAATAATGAGATTGATTCGGCTTGGGCGCACTATGTGGAGGACGCAGGCTGGGGCTGGAAGAAGGATTACAGTCCCGAGATGCGTGAGAAGCTGTGGGCGGATTATGAAGCGATCTTCCATAAGCTGCTGCCGGAGGTTGTCTCTGAGCTGTCCGGGAACATTGCATACTGGCCATCTTCTCCGCTCCGCAATCTGACCGGGGACCAAGAGCAGCACGCGCATAAGACAACCGGAGACGGGGATATTCACTATTGGGGTGTGTGGCATGCGATTGAGCCTTTCGAGAACTACAACAAGAATGTAGGGCGCTTCATGAGCGAATACGGCTTCCAGTCCTTCCCTGAGTTGAAGTCGGTTCTTGAATATGCACCGGAAGAGGCGCTGGAGCTCGAATCCGAGATTATGCTGGCCCACCAGAAGAATGGCCGCGGGAATCTGCTAATTAAGGAATACATGGATATGTATCTGCCTGAGCCCAAGAACTTTAAGTCATTCCTGTATATGAGCCAGGTTCTGCAGGCTGAGGCGATTACCATGGCTATTGAAGCGCACCGCCGCAGCAAGCCTTACTGCATGGGGACGCTGTACTGGCAGATGAACGACTGCTGGCCAGTGGCTTCATGGGCCGGAATGGATTATCAAGGGCGCTGGAAAGCACTGCAGTATGCGGTGAAGCGAAGCTTTGCCCCTGTGGTGGTTATTGTACAATCGGTCGGGGACGACATTAACTTCTATGCTGTATCGGATCTTGGAACGGTGATTCAGGCTGAGCTTGTTACCGAGCTTCGCAAGCTCTCTGGAGAACTGATCCTTCAGAAGGTACATTCAGTTGCCCTGGGTGCGGGCGAATCTACAGAAGTATTCCATATCACAAGGAATGAGCTGCTGGGCGGCCTGGATTCTCATGACGTAATCCTGACAGCGGTGCTGAAGCAGGGCGGAGACGTCATTGCGGCAAGAGAGCATTACCTGGCACCTGAGAAAGAGCTTAAGCTGGTTAAGCCGAATATCAAGCTGACCGAAGCCACAGATGAGAGCGGCGGTACAGTCTATACACTGGAGACGGACACCTTGGCCAGACAGGTATGGCTATCCACACCGGAAGAAGGCATTTTCTCCGACAACTTCTTCGATCTGGTTCCGGGTCAGCCAAGAACAGTAGAGTTCAAGCTCCGGTCCGGAGAAGGCTCATTCGTACCTGCTGCGGCATCCCGATTGGACATCAAATCGATGGCCGACTTTGTAGGTGAGGCATCGCTCGTGCAGCTAAGTGAGATTAAAGCTTCCAAGTAAGCAGCTCCAAGGCAAGGCTTATATTGACAGATAGATGGACTCATCCTCTGCTAGTTCGGGGGATGAGTTTTTTGCTTTTCGGCTCTTCAGGCATGATTTCGGTGCTTGTGCATATACATCAAAACATACTGAAATTAATCCTATAAATTTAGTATACATTATGATACAATAATCAGGCACATCATCTTTCTGGTGCTGTAAGGATTCTCTGTGTACCAGATCCGGGTAATCATTCATAATTAGTGCGATAAGAGGGGGATATTTATTATGACTACATTTTGGGTCATACTCAACGTAGTTGTTATGCTGGTTCTTGTGGGCTTTTTACTGTGGCTGCAGAAGAAGCATGTATCATTTACCAAGCGTGTATTTGCCGGGCTGGGCCTGGGGATTGTATTCGGGGTTATTTTGCAGCTTGTATCGAAGCCTGATTCAGAAGTGGTGGCCAAGTCAACAGATTGGTTCAATCTGATTGGTTACGGTTATGTGGGACTTCTTCAGATGATTGTTGTGCCACTGATTATGGTGTCGATCATCTCGGCGATCATGAACCTGAAGGGCAAGCAGAACCTGGGCAAGATCAGTGCTTCAATCATTGCTGTACTGCTGATTACCACCGCCATTGCGGCGTCTGTAAGTATTGTAACGAGCCTTAGCTTCAACCTGAAGGCGATCGAGATCCAGAGCGGGGATAAAGAGCAGCAGCAGGGCGCGAAGCTGGAGGAACGCCTTGGTGATGTGAAGGATCTGACGATTCCTCAGCAAATTCTTGAATTTATTCCTACCAATCCGTTCGAGGATATGACCGGAGCCCGCCGTTCTTCTACGCTGGCTGTCGTTATTTTCTCCGCATTCATCGGGATTGCTGTACTGGGTCTGGATAAGAAGAAGCCGGAGCAGGCAGACACTTTTCGTAAAATAGTAGATGCCGTATACGCCGTAGTTATGCGCATTGTAACCCTGGTGCTCAGACTAACCCCTTACGGGATTCTAGCCCTGATGGCGAAGACGATTGCCACGACGAATGCGGATTCGATCGTGAAGCTGATCAAGTTCGTAGGGGCTTCTTATGTGGCACTTATCATTATGTTCATTATCCACCTGATTCTGCTGGCCTTGTTCGGCTACAATCCGGTCAGATACGTTCGCAAGGTGCTTCCAACGCTTGTGTTCGCGTTCACTTCACGTTCAAGCGCGGCAACGATTCCGCTTAATGTGGAGACACAGACGAAGAAGCTTGGCGTTCCAACAGGGATCGCCAACCTGGCGGCGAGCTTCGGGGCTACCATCGGCCAGAATGGCTGCGCCGGGATTTATCCTGCGATGCTGGCTGTCATGATCGCGCCAACTGTCGGCATAGATCCGCTTAGCTGGGATTTCATCCTGACCCTGATTCTTGTGGTAACCATCAGTTCATTCGGGGTAGCCGGAGTCGGTGGCGGAGCAACCTTCGCTTCCCTGATCGTGCTCTCCACGATGAACCTGCCGGTTGCGCTGGCCGGTCTCTTAATCTCGGTTGAGCCGCTGATCGATATGGGCCGTACGGCTCTGAACGTCAACGATTCTATTACAGCTGGTGTAATTACAGGTAAGATTCTTGGTGAGAATGACAAAGAAGTGTTCGACAAGGATGTGGACCTGGACGTAGCAACAGCTTAATAGGAAGTCGTGCTGAATTATATAGCTGCGTAACAAAGAAATCCCGGACTGCTGAGGCGGTCCGGGATTTCTTTGTATATGCGGGAATGCTGCGTTATCGGTCAGCCGTAAGTCACATCATGGCGAGTATACTGTTGCAAATCTATACAACCAAAGGCGATCAAATGTCCTCAAACCGGATGTCATGAGATTTAGCACTCGCTGCGGCAAAGTGAAGCAATCGTGCGCCTTCTTCAGTTAGAGCCTCCTTCTCTTGAATCGTTAGCGGCTTAAAGGGCTCAATTAGAAGGACTGCACGTCCTCTCTCACGCTTGAGGGTCCAAGTTCCACAGACGAACCCACCCAGAAGCAAAGTGGGCCTGACCAAGCCGTTCTTGGTACATACACGAGGCTGAATGTTCTTGTCGATGATTCGCGTACGATCGGCGTAGGATAGCAGCATATTGTCGAATTCACCCAGGAACCGTGGAGGTGCAGGCGTACTAGGATCAGGTCTTGGTGCTCCTGGCAGATCGAACAGCTCGGATCCGTGTTCATCTCGAAATGTGATCAGCTGCGGCCTAAGACGCTCCACAGCCTCACTCAGCCGGGTGAGTCCTGACCAGACTTGAATATCCTTCACTGAAGCCGGACCGAAGGCGGCGAGATAACGAACCACCATCTGATCTGCGGACGACACGGGGGATAGCGGCTGGCCTAGCCATTTCTCCGCAGAGGTATGAACGGCCTGCCCGCTCTTCCCCCATAATCCGCGGGGCGGCAGCTGCACGAGCGGAACTGAATTTCGCACGGCAGCCGAGAGAGCGGAAGGTTCGTATCCAGGGTAGATGACCTGCAGGCTTTGGCCAAGCTGCTGAGCGGTTAATGGAGTCTCTTCCACGAGGTCCCTTCCTCTGGAGGCCAGCTCATTAAGATTAAGGCCTGTTAGAGCCTTGCCGAAGGCACCTTGCAAGCTGCGGTCCAGCACCGGTTGCAGATTAGGCCGGAAAGACAGGCAATCCCCTGCGGATACCAGATGAATGGTGGAGCGCATCAAGGCTATGCGCACCGCCTTTTTCTCCTGAAGAAGATGGGATAATTCCTCTGGATTAAATGTCTCAAGCCGCGCCCAGAGTGCGAAGTAGGGGGCGCTCGGAGACTGGGCTTGCAGCCCGGCTAGCCGCTCTATGGCCTCAAGGGAAGGCAGCTCCTCGCGGCACAGAAGCATTTGTCTTGCCAGCAGGGCCCGGTTGAGGGCGCGGGTACTGAGCACAGGAAGCTCCTCTTTGCCAGAGATGGCTTCTGGGGCTGTGTTGTCAGAACTCATATCCAGTGCCTCCAATCCAATTTATTCTGAGTGTTCTCAGCCTGGGACAGCAGAATTAGAAATGGTCACTTAGAATACCCTCGAAACCTAGCTTGGACCTCGCACCCTCACAACATATTGTCAGAGTGCGAGGTCACATGGGAATTGAGTTCCTCTCTGTCACTTGCCCGAGCTCGGCCAGTGTGCCGGATGAATGAGAGAGAGGGGCAGCTGTGTCGCTGCATCGCCCTTGGCAGCATTCACTTGGGCTTGAGTTAGGAAGATACTGTGCGATAGATTGGCTCCCCTAAGGTCGGTATCCCGGAGGTCCGCCCCAATCAGATCTGCTCCTCTGAGGTCGGCCTCTCTCAGATCGGCGGCAATCAAGTAGGCCCCCCGCAGATTGGCTCCACTAAGATTGGCACCTTTGAGCTTGGCCGCAATCAGGTCTGCGCCCCGGCCAATCCCTTTCTTCGGGCGACCTTGAGATTGCTTATACTTAAGCTTGGCTTCCTCACGTACAAGCTCGCTTGTCCTTAGCAGCAGAATATTAACCTTGGCCCGGTGGGCTGCCACATCAAGCTGAACAAGAGAGTCCGGAGTGAGCTGGGTCAGGTGTTCGGTCTCGGCAAGAGCGAGTTCAAGCTCATCCCGGATTTCACGTGCAGGCTCCAGGGTTAACGCTTCGTTCAGATACCAGAGCAGCTCGTGGAGCTGCCACATTACGGGAAATACCTCGTACATTTGCTTGGCCGATTCAGGATGGGCACGCCAGTCACGTCCCCCATAGGTAACCTGGGATACCTGTTGTCCTGCGCCAAAGCAGTCATATACCGTACACCCACGAAATCCTAACGGCCTCAGGTTATTATGAACACCGCAGCGGAAGTCGGACTGTAGATGGTGACAGGGCTGCCCGGCCGGCTTGTCCACTGCGAAGTCCACGGATGCCGCGAAGGGCAGTGCTGTGCAGCATAAGCCAAAACAGTTCTCGCAGTCTGCTTGCAGATGGCGGGGGCTTTTGACTGATGAAGAATCTGAGTGATAATGACTCTCTAACATGAAATACATAATCTCCTTTTTGCCTCAATATATTCGAACATATGAATATTCTAATTTTAAGACAAGAAATGGAAATCGCATAGGGGGTGTTCAAATATAATGTTTATTTACTGCTGCGGAGTTATGATTAGGGTATGTATGGGCAGTTGTTGCAGCGGCTATGGGAAAAAGGCAGAAGAACCGCCCTGGCAGGGCGGTTCTTCAAGCTCACGATCTTAAATGACGAGGAATCCGCCGGGTAGATTTCCCGTGCGCCGAATCAGCCTGATCTCTTCTAACGTTAACCGGTTGCTCGACAGGATAATGGAATTCACTTCAAAGCCGAGTGTTCTCTCCAAATCAGCAATGCTTCTGCTTGTCCGGATGACCCGGAATCTGCCCCTGAAATTGCTGCGCGAGAATAGCACCAGGGTAGCACCTCTGCCGTTGGACCGGAATCTTAAGCTCTCGGGCTCGTCAAAGATTCGCTCGATATTGCGGATCGCTACGCTCCCTCTGAACACGATTCTTCTTCCTCGAAAGTCTTCCTCACTAAAAAGAGCCAATCTCGGCAGTAGACGCCGTCCATGTATTGCCCCCATGAACACACTTCCTTTCATTTCGAAGATTCTATAATCTATGCTGGAAATGAAAGGCCGCTTGTGCGTTGCGGAATATACTACGAATTAGGAGGAAATTTAGATGAGTAACCCTATCTTATTATCGTTCCCAGAAGAGTTCGAGACGGAACGCCTGATCCTGCGGGCTCCCCGATTCGGGGAGGGAGCTTGTATCAATGAAGCTATTCACGAGAGTGTTAATGAGCTTCGCCCTTGGCTGCCTTTTGCCAGGAGTCTTCCATCTCTAGAGGAATCGGAGGCTTATGTACGCAAGGCTAGACTTAACTTTCTAGAACGGACGGATCTGGTCCTGCACCTGTTCGATAAGACCACGGGCCGGTTCGTTGGAAGCAGCGGGCTGCATCGTCTGGACTGGGAGATTCGCAGTTTTGAAATCGGGTATTGGATAAGAACCTCGCGTACAGGTCAGGGTCTGGCAGGGGAAGCCGTTCAGGGAGTAACCGCCTTTGCTGTTAACCACCTGGACGCGAAGAGGCTGGAGATTAGATGTGACGCTAATAATCAGGCGAGCCGCCGGGTTGCCGAGCGGGCCGGGTTCACAAGGGAAGGCATACTGCGGAATGCCAGTCTGGATGAACATGGCGCGCCAGCGGATACGATGATTTGGGCAAAAGTCAAAGGTTATGAATATTAAT contains:
- a CDS encoding winged helix DNA-binding domain-containing protein; this translates as MSSDNTAPEAISGKEELPVLSTRALNRALLARQMLLCREELPSLEAIERLAGLQAQSPSAPYFALWARLETFNPEELSHLLQEKKAVRIALMRSTIHLVSAGDCLSFRPNLQPVLDRSLQGAFGKALTGLNLNELASRGRDLVEETPLTAQQLGQSLQVIYPGYEPSALSAAVRNSVPLVQLPPRGLWGKSGQAVHTSAEKWLGQPLSPVSSADQMVVRYLAAFGPASVKDIQVWSGLTRLSEAVERLRPQLITFRDEHGSELFDLPGAPRPDPSTPAPPRFLGEFDNMLLSYADRTRIIDKNIQPRVCTKNGLVRPTLLLGGFVCGTWTLKRERGRAVLLIEPFKPLTIQEKEALTEEGARLLHFAAASAKSHDIRFEDI
- a CDS encoding L-cystine transporter, producing the protein MTTFWVILNVVVMLVLVGFLLWLQKKHVSFTKRVFAGLGLGIVFGVILQLVSKPDSEVVAKSTDWFNLIGYGYVGLLQMIVVPLIMVSIISAIMNLKGKQNLGKISASIIAVLLITTAIAASVSIVTSLSFNLKAIEIQSGDKEQQQGAKLEERLGDVKDLTIPQQILEFIPTNPFEDMTGARRSSTLAVVIFSAFIGIAVLGLDKKKPEQADTFRKIVDAVYAVVMRIVTLVLRLTPYGILALMAKTIATTNADSIVKLIKFVGASYVALIIMFIIHLILLALFGYNPVRYVRKVLPTLVFAFTSRSSAATIPLNVETQTKKLGVPTGIANLAASFGATIGQNGCAGIYPAMLAVMIAPTVGIDPLSWDFILTLILVVTISSFGVAGVGGGATFASLIVLSTMNLPVALAGLLISVEPLIDMGRTALNVNDSITAGVITGKILGENDKEVFDKDVDLDVATA
- a CDS encoding LacI family DNA-binding transcriptional regulator — translated: MKGKVTVQEIADFVGVSKFAVSRALAGKSGVSEKTRDTILQAAAELGYFKNRPKRVTPAPAPEGGGSWKGNILVLFPNIRFQNRDSLYWGPIFDGVSARLNEKGIDIITLTEPSTEDIFSLINPDAVSGVITVGTVSSSILTEIDRLKIPVVMIDHMDPVLKCDTVFTDNFMSINEIMNYLLNKGYRDFQFVGYPGYAPSFRERWTAYRAFLEEKGIEGNQAEGLISPAREELAQTIMDMKPRELPEVFLCANDIMASFTIEALTAKGIKVPGRCVVTGFDNLNEELPLLATAEVNKEQLGMRAVDQILWRIQNPHHANERKMVSTEIIVHEENGMKH
- a CDS encoding pentapeptide repeat-containing protein codes for the protein MLESHYHSDSSSVKSPRHLQADCENCFGLCCTALPFAASVDFAVDKPAGQPCHHLQSDFRCGVHNNLRPLGFRGCTVYDCFGAGQQVSQVTYGGRDWRAHPESAKQMYEVFPVMWQLHELLWYLNEALTLEPAREIRDELELALAETEHLTQLTPDSLVQLDVAAHRAKVNILLLRTSELVREEAKLKYKQSQGRPKKGIGRGADLIAAKLKGANLSGANLRGAYLIAADLREADLRGADLIGADLRDTDLRGANLSHSIFLTQAQVNAAKGDAATQLPLSLIHPAHWPSSGK
- a CDS encoding GNAT family N-acetyltransferase, which produces MSNPILLSFPEEFETERLILRAPRFGEGACINEAIHESVNELRPWLPFARSLPSLEESEAYVRKARLNFLERTDLVLHLFDKTTGRFVGSSGLHRLDWEIRSFEIGYWIRTSRTGQGLAGEAVQGVTAFAVNHLDAKRLEIRCDANNQASRRVAERAGFTREGILRNASLDEHGAPADTMIWAKVKGYEY
- a CDS encoding glycoside hydrolase family 2 protein; its protein translation is MIQQLNNWTFRACDEQQWRSAVVPGCVHTDLLRNGLIPDPFYGTNEHDLQWIDKKDWEYQSEFEAGPELLGLTRIDLVFEGLDTYADVYLNEQPILAADNMFRIWKVDVKEQLKPGLNQLRIRFRSPIHEDLPKLEKLGYALPAPNDQSELGGLENKRVSIFARKAPYHYGWDWGPRFVTSGIWREVRLEGWSQLQITDLYIRQDEVTAEAAKLTAVAEVNAEANWAGTLRITAGGKQWEQPVQITAGQSTVSADVELASPDLWWCQGLGEAHMYTFQAELLFEEEELAKKSVRTGLRDLKLIRERDEAGVSFYFQLNGVPVYVKGANHIPNDSFTAEVTRERYLHEIVTAVESNMNMLRVWGGGIYEEDVFYELCDEYGLLVWQDFMFACSMYPGDEAFLNSVRAEAVDNVKRLRNHPSLALWCGNNEIDSAWAHYVEDAGWGWKKDYSPEMREKLWADYEAIFHKLLPEVVSELSGNIAYWPSSPLRNLTGDQEQHAHKTTGDGDIHYWGVWHAIEPFENYNKNVGRFMSEYGFQSFPELKSVLEYAPEEALELESEIMLAHQKNGRGNLLIKEYMDMYLPEPKNFKSFLYMSQVLQAEAITMAIEAHRRSKPYCMGTLYWQMNDCWPVASWAGMDYQGRWKALQYAVKRSFAPVVVIVQSVGDDINFYAVSDLGTVIQAELVTELRKLSGELILQKVHSVALGAGESTEVFHITRNELLGGLDSHDVILTAVLKQGGDVIAAREHYLAPEKELKLVKPNIKLTEATDESGGTVYTLETDTLARQVWLSTPEEGIFSDNFFDLVPGQPRTVEFKLRSGEGSFVPAAASRLDIKSMADFVGEASLVQLSEIKASK
- a CDS encoding peptidase domain-containing ABC transporter — its product is MKNRIRMVGQLHQTECGYCCLAMISGYHGLHVTLRELREIGNTGRDGLSLLDIMEICDKLNLEARTYEIEATDTANFGLPCIAFWEEKHFVVIEKFDKKGVWIYDPAGLDKVRISYEEFNEKFSNYIIEVNRTEQTEVRKRVNVWRPYLKYILDNKKFIVIFLFSSIFLYGITLILSYFMQEIIDRLTNNTLSVNLVLISALLVVAFQTVIRLVQGKSVLYLNNNVDFKFMDDFFSHLLKLPYHFFQSRSSGDILYSASSIRVIRNTLSTEVITSAMNLFFMLFVLIYMFVFSEVIALLCCTLIIIYGLLLLVNTKYLTRFTNNEVMNTSKLHANQNEMIFNIFSVKINGIEGLVYKEWKKKLENFIASVKRKENFSNYIQTSIGAFETLSPLLVIWLGAYLYLQGMLTTGEIVMLYTLSIQLFTICKSLFQLYSSFVTSTMYLSRVHDVLAEEEEKANPNGVRPVLHGNIRLDNVSYKYGKGSVLSGITLQINAGEKVALVGESGSGKSTLAKIIVGLYPPNSGNVYFDGYDSFDIDTKYLKSLIGIVPQEITLFNKTIRENIILHDVEVTEEELEKAAMKANIYEDIMDMPMKFNTLVSESGTNLSGGQKQRIAIARALINNPKFIVFDEATSSLDYKNEKQIDEYLKEIECTRIIISHKLTSIKDADKIIVLKNGQIDACGNHEELIRNNEFYRNYFNLLEYSPGR